A part of Aegilops tauschii subsp. strangulata cultivar AL8/78 chromosome 2, Aet v6.0, whole genome shotgun sequence genomic DNA contains:
- the LOC109759731 gene encoding uncharacterized acetyltransferase At3g50280, producing the protein MGDVRIVSRRMVRPELIASGPPETIHLTPWDLRVITVDNIQKGILLPKPPATGGRGHDAAAMVERLELSFARALGRFYPYAGRLAVAPGSKDDAEGERMAISLRCSGEGAEFVHAVAPGVAVADITVPLCIPRVVWSFFPLDRLLGVDAIADSRPVLAAQVTELADGVFVAMSANHGVADGTTFWHFFNTWSEISRLSDGDAGCEISSPLPVHRRWFLDGCPVPIPLPFGKLEDIVGQRVDTYPPVEECFLHFSAESVRKLKAKANAEMAGTAATGTAISSLQALLAHLWRAVCRARRLAPDQKTTYHLLAGCRGRVDGIPASYAGNAVEHATAISTAGEILERGLGWAAWLLNRAVASFDEASARGRLASWPRNPGFLRMSEVVTAPHPHRTVATGSSPRFDVYGNDFGWGSPVAVRSGSGNKVDGKVTVYEGRGGGGSIALEVCLSPEAFPRLLADEEFMGMVGATD; encoded by the coding sequence ATGGGCGATGTAAGGATCGTGTCCCGGCGCATGGTCCGGCCGGAACTAATCGCCTCGGGGCCGCCGGAGACCATCCACCTGACGCCATGGGATCTCCGGGTGATCACCGTGGACAACATCCAGAAGGGCATCCTCCTGCCCAAGCCTCCAGCCACCGGAGGACGGGGACACGATGCCGCCGCCATGGTCGAACGGCTCGAGTTGTCCTTCGCGCGCGCTCTGGGGCGCTTCTACCCCTACGCCGGCCGCCTCGCCGTCGCGCCGGGGAGCAAAGACGACGCGGAGGGCGAGCGCATGGCCATCTCGCTCCGCTGCAGCGGCGAGGGCGCCGAGTTCGTCCACGCCGTGGCGCCCGGCGTCGCCGTCGCGGACATCACCGTCCCGCTCTGCATCCCGAGGGTGGTCTGGTCCTTCTTCCCTCTGGACAGGCTGCTCGGCGTTGACGCCATCGCGGACTCCCGCCCTGTCCTGGCCGCGCAGGTCACCGAGCTCGCCGACGGCGTATTCGTTGCCATGTCGGCCAACCACGGCGTCGCCGACGGGACGACCTTCTGGCACTTCTTCAACACCTGGTCGGAGATCAGTCGCCTGAGCGACGGCGACGCTGGCTGCGAGATCTCCTCGCCGTTGCCGGTGCACCGGAGGTGGTTCCTGGACGGCTGCCCCGTCCCGATCCCTCTGCCCTTCGGCAAGCTCGAGGACATCGTCGGCCAGCGTGTAGATACGTACCCGCCGGTGGAGGAATGCTTTCTCCATTTCTCGGCGGAGAGCGTGAGGAAGCTGAAGGCAAAGGCGAACGCCGAGATGGCCGGTACGGCAGCCACGGGCACCGCCATCTCCTCGCTGCAGGCCCTGCTCGCGCACCTGTGGCGTGCGGTGTGCCGGGCCAGGAGGCTCGCGCCGGACCAGAAGACCACGTACCATCTCCTCGCCGGATGCCGCGGCCGCGTGGACGGCATACCGGCGTCCTACGCGGGCAATGCTGTGGAGCACGCCACGGCGATTTCCACCGCCGGCGAGATCCTCGAGAGGGGGCTGGGCTGGGCGGCGTGGCTACTTAACAGGGCCGTGGCGTCGTTCGACGAGGCCAGTGCGAGGGGAAGGCTCGCGTCCTGGCCCCGGAACCCCGGCTTCTTGCGCATGTCGGAGGTCGTGACCGCCCCGCACCCGCACAGAACGGTGGCGACAGGGAGCTCGCCGCGGTTCGACGTGTACGGCAACGACTTCGGGTGGGGCAGCCCCGTGGCCGTGCGCAGCGGCTCGGGGAACAAGGTGGATGGAAAGGTGACCGTGTACGAGGGCAGAGGCGGCGGAGGGAGCATTGCCCTGGAGGTTTGTCTGTCACCGGAGGCGTTTCCCAGGCTCCTCGCCGACGAGGAGTTCATGGGCATGGTGGGCGCGACTGATTAA